A single Populus nigra chromosome 13, ddPopNigr1.1, whole genome shotgun sequence DNA region contains:
- the LOC133671230 gene encoding uncharacterized protein LOC133671230: MDPNPSNEEFVHIENPSDNDNHLSESIVDVANELSEDDNKNDDVVERKELPEELSRSVMVLTCESKAEGGTCVVHLVGTAHVCQESCREVQAVISYLKPQVVFLELCASRVAMLSPQNLKVPTMGEMIKKWKKNHSTFGILYSWFLAKVADKLEVFPGSEFRVAFEEARKYEGKVVLGDRPVQITLRRTWGKMPVWHKVKFLYSLLFHALFLPSSEDLEKMLKEMDDVDMLTLVIQEMSKQFPTLMETLVQERDQYMSSTLLRIAKEHNSVVAVVGKGHLQGIKRHWEQHIELKDLMELPSKKSAVSAWKVLASLGVAVVGVAIVSGIYLSRKK, from the exons ATGGATCCGAACCCTTCTAATGAGGAATTTGTTCACATCGAAAACCCTAGCGATAATGATAATCATTTAAGCGAAAGCATAGTTGACGTTGCTAATGAGCTTAGCgaagatgataataaaaacgacGACGTGGTGGAGAGGAAGGAGCTCCCAGAGGAACTTTCTAGAAGCGTGATGGTCCTCACGTGCGAGTCGAAAGCTGAAGGTGGCACGTGTGTCGTGCATTTAGTTGGTACTGCTCATGTTTGTCAG GAATCATGCAGGGAAGTACAAGCTGTAATCAGTTACTTGAAACCGCAg GTTGTATTTCTGGAATTATGTGCGAGTAGAGTGGCTATGCTTTCTCCTCAGAATTTAAAG GTGCCAACAATGGGGGAAATGATAAAGAAGTGGAAGAAAAATCATAGCACCTTTGGAATTCTTTATAGCTGGTTTCTTGCCAAG GTTGCTGATAAGCTCGAAGTTTTTCCTGGTTCTGAGTTCCGGGTAGCATTTGAAGAAGCAAGAAAGTACGAGGGCAAGGTAGTGCTTGGTGATCGTCCTGTACAG ATTACATTACGGAGGACATGGGGTAAAATGCCAGTTTGGCATAAAGTAAAATTTCTGTACTCGTTACTttttcatgcattatttttaCCAAGCTCTGAGGATCTTGAGAAAATG CTAAAAGAAATGGATGATGTTGACATGCTGACTCTAGTCATTCAAGAAATGAGCAAGCAGTTCCCCACCCTTATGGAAACCCTTGTGCAAGAGCGAGATCA GTACATGTCATCAACCCTTCTAAGAATTGCGAAAGAACATAATTCAGTCGTTGCAGTTGTTGGAAAGGGGCATTTGCAAGGGATTAAGAGGCATTGGGAGCAGCACATTGAG TTGAAGGATCTTATGGAACTTCCTTCAAAGAAATCAGCTGTTTCAGCTTGGAAGGTTCTTGCATCGCTAGGTGTTGCAGTTGTTGGTGTGGCCATTGTTTCAGGCATTTATCTTTCACGCAAGAAATAG
- the LOC133670531 gene encoding histone-lysine N-methyltransferase ATXR2 isoform X1, translating into METKCPVDAKCAAEISAMLTPPSPLQLQEYFEEIISERKCHGIEVKQDGNLSKGVYATMELKEGELILKDKILVGLQHVPNKLDCLVCGYCFQFIESVEYQIGRKLYLQSLGVPSCNGCDEGECSSSSSNNKACLPGGVIEALMNGELVLPYSDKFPLPSTVPCPGGCQEAYYCSKSCAQTDWESSHSLLCTGERSESLSIEALSKFIQHATETNDIFLLAAKTISFTILRYRKLKAANADRSELSLLLEAWKPISMGYKRRWWECISFPDDVDRSDDTAFRMQIQQLAFKSLQLLKAAIFDEECEPLFSLEIYGNIIGMFELNNLDLVVASTVEDYFLYIDDLPDPEKEKAEKIARQLLDALGDDYSICCQGTAFYPLQSCMNHSCCPNAHAFKRDEDRDGQAAIITLKPIRKGEEVTVSYIDEDLPFEDRQALLADYGFKCRCNACLEQDPNKK; encoded by the exons ATGGAAACAAAGTGTCCAGTAGATGCAAAGTGCGCAGCTGAAATATCTGCCATGCTCACCCCTCCTTCTCCTCTTCAACTCCAG GAGTATTTCGAGGAGATTATATCTGAAAGGAAATGCCATGGCATTGAAGTCAAACAAGATGGAAACTTGAGCAAAG GGGTTTATGCAACTATGGAACTTAAAGAAGGAGAACTTATACTGAAGGACAAGATACTTGTGGGTTTACAGCATGTTCCAAATAAG CTTGACTGTTTGGTGTGTGGCTATTGTTTCCAATTTATTGAGTCAGTCGAATATCAGATTGGGAGGAAactttatttgcaaagtctagGCGTGCCCAGCTGCAATGGATGTGATGAGG GGGAATGTAGTTCCAGCAGCTCCAACAATAAAGCTTGTTTGCCTGGAGGAGTTATAGAAGCATTAATGAATGGTGAATTGGTATTGCCTTACTCTGACAAATTTCCCTTGCCTTCAACTGTTCCTTGTCCTGGGGGGTGTCAAGAAGCTTATTATTGCAG CAAATCTTGTGCGCAGACTGATTGGGAATCTTCACATTCTTTACTTTGCACCGGGGAGAGGTCAGAATCATTATCTATAGAGGCACTTTCAAAATTTATACAGCATGCTACTG AAACAAATGATATTTTCCTCCTAGCAGCCAAG ACAATTTCTTTCACCATTTTAAGGTATAGGAAGCTGAAAGCAGCTAATGCAGACCGTTCTGAACTTTCCTTACTTTTGGAGGCATGGAAGCCAATATCAATGGGATACAAGAGAAG GTGGTGGGAGTGCATTTCATTTCCAGATGATGTTGATCGTTCTGATGACACTGCATTTAGGATGCAAATACAGCAGCTTGCATTCAAG tCACTGCAGCTTCTCAAGGCTGCcatatttgatgaggaatgcGAGCCAT TATTCTCCCTTGAAATCTATGGGAATATTATTGGCATGTTTGAGCTGAATAATCT TGATCTGGTCGTAGCATCTACAGTTGAGGATTATTTTCTGTACATTGATGATCTTCCAGATCCTGAAAAG GAAAAGGCTGAAAAAATTGCACGGCAACTTCTAGATGCTCTTGGAGATGACTATTCAATTTGTTGCCAAG GTACGGCGTTCTATCCTTTACAGAGCTGCATGAATCACTCCTGCTGCCCAAATGCGCACGCCTTCAAAAGAGACGAG GACAGAGATGGCCAGGCAGCAATCATCACCCTGAAACCAATTCGAAAGGGAGAAGAG GTTACCGTTTCATACATAGACGAGGACCTTCCATTTGAAGACAGACAGGCATTGCTAGCAGATTATGGATTCAAATGCAGGTGCAACGCTTGCTTAGAGCAAGATCCCAACAAAAAGTAG
- the LOC133670531 gene encoding histone-lysine N-methyltransferase ATXR2 isoform X2 → MELKEGELILKDKILVGLQHVPNKLDCLVCGYCFQFIESVEYQIGRKLYLQSLGVPSCNGCDEGECSSSSSNNKACLPGGVIEALMNGELVLPYSDKFPLPSTVPCPGGCQEAYYCSKSCAQTDWESSHSLLCTGERSESLSIEALSKFIQHATETNDIFLLAAKTISFTILRYRKLKAANADRSELSLLLEAWKPISMGYKRRWWECISFPDDVDRSDDTAFRMQIQQLAFKSLQLLKAAIFDEECEPLFSLEIYGNIIGMFELNNLDLVVASTVEDYFLYIDDLPDPEKEKAEKIARQLLDALGDDYSICCQGTAFYPLQSCMNHSCCPNAHAFKRDEDRDGQAAIITLKPIRKGEEVTVSYIDEDLPFEDRQALLADYGFKCRCNACLEQDPNKK, encoded by the exons ATGGAACTTAAAGAAGGAGAACTTATACTGAAGGACAAGATACTTGTGGGTTTACAGCATGTTCCAAATAAG CTTGACTGTTTGGTGTGTGGCTATTGTTTCCAATTTATTGAGTCAGTCGAATATCAGATTGGGAGGAAactttatttgcaaagtctagGCGTGCCCAGCTGCAATGGATGTGATGAGG GGGAATGTAGTTCCAGCAGCTCCAACAATAAAGCTTGTTTGCCTGGAGGAGTTATAGAAGCATTAATGAATGGTGAATTGGTATTGCCTTACTCTGACAAATTTCCCTTGCCTTCAACTGTTCCTTGTCCTGGGGGGTGTCAAGAAGCTTATTATTGCAG CAAATCTTGTGCGCAGACTGATTGGGAATCTTCACATTCTTTACTTTGCACCGGGGAGAGGTCAGAATCATTATCTATAGAGGCACTTTCAAAATTTATACAGCATGCTACTG AAACAAATGATATTTTCCTCCTAGCAGCCAAG ACAATTTCTTTCACCATTTTAAGGTATAGGAAGCTGAAAGCAGCTAATGCAGACCGTTCTGAACTTTCCTTACTTTTGGAGGCATGGAAGCCAATATCAATGGGATACAAGAGAAG GTGGTGGGAGTGCATTTCATTTCCAGATGATGTTGATCGTTCTGATGACACTGCATTTAGGATGCAAATACAGCAGCTTGCATTCAAG tCACTGCAGCTTCTCAAGGCTGCcatatttgatgaggaatgcGAGCCAT TATTCTCCCTTGAAATCTATGGGAATATTATTGGCATGTTTGAGCTGAATAATCT TGATCTGGTCGTAGCATCTACAGTTGAGGATTATTTTCTGTACATTGATGATCTTCCAGATCCTGAAAAG GAAAAGGCTGAAAAAATTGCACGGCAACTTCTAGATGCTCTTGGAGATGACTATTCAATTTGTTGCCAAG GTACGGCGTTCTATCCTTTACAGAGCTGCATGAATCACTCCTGCTGCCCAAATGCGCACGCCTTCAAAAGAGACGAG GACAGAGATGGCCAGGCAGCAATCATCACCCTGAAACCAATTCGAAAGGGAGAAGAG GTTACCGTTTCATACATAGACGAGGACCTTCCATTTGAAGACAGACAGGCATTGCTAGCAGATTATGGATTCAAATGCAGGTGCAACGCTTGCTTAGAGCAAGATCCCAACAAAAAGTAG
- the LOC133671644 gene encoding peroxisome biogenesis protein 22-like isoform X1 has product MATETSKDELLQLVKRFSAYLTVKMSNLFSINTPDSRSVGAVAGLAVAIVFTWRWLRSNSGPQRRQPERQAPTTSSSAVTTQPNAVSIPSEGVCSSSEDLRVQNVVDEFFQTVKPSLGQIVRQKLSEGRKVTCRLLGVILEESSPEELKGQSQATVRSSVLEVLLEITKFCDVYLMERVLDDESEQKVLAALENAGVFTSGGLVKDKVLFCSTETGRSSFVRQLEPDWHIDTNPEVIFQLARFIKYQLHISPIRPERTAANVLSSPSLEQFFGST; this is encoded by the exons ATGGCAACAGAGACATCTAAAGATGAATTATTGCAGCTAGTCAAGAGATTTAGTGCTTATTTGACAGTCAAGATGTCAAATCTCTTCTCCATTAATACCCCG GATTCACGATCAGTTGGGGCCGTTGCGGGGCTTGCTGTTGCCATAGTCTTTACATGGAGGTGGTTGAGGTCAAATAGTGGACCTCAAAGAAGGCAGCCGGAACGACAAGCTCCTACGACTAGTAGTTCTGCTGTGACTACTCAACCCAATGCAGTGTCGATACCTTCTGAGGGTGTTTGTTCATCTTCAGAGGACTTGAGAGTGCAAAATGTTGTTGATGAGTTCTTTCAAACAGTAAAA CCATCTTTGGGGCAAATAGTTAGGCAAAAATTGAGCGAAGGAAGAAAG GTCACATGTCGTTTGCTTGGCGTAATCCTTGAGGAAAGCAGTCCAGAGGAGCTTAAG GGGCAGAGTCAGGCAACTGTTAGGTCCTCTGTGCTAGAAGTGCTGTTAGAAATCACGAAATTTTGTGATGTTTATCTCATGGAAAGAGTTCTTGATGATGAGAGCGAA CAAAAGGTTCTCGCAGCTTTGGAAAATGCAGGAGTTTTTACATCTGGTGGTTTGGTTAAAGACAAG GTTCTCTTTTGTAGCACAGAAACTGGACGGTCATCTTTTGTACGACAACTAGAACCAGATTGGCATATTGACACTAATCCTGAAGTCATTTTTCAGTTAGCT AGATTTATCAAATATCAGCTTCACATTTCTCCTATTAGACCTGAACGGACCGCTGCAAATGTGCTCAGTTCTCCATCCTTGGAACAGTTCTTCGGATCAACCTGA
- the LOC133671644 gene encoding peroxisome biogenesis protein 22-like isoform X2, translating to MATETSKDELLQLVKRFSAYLTVKMSNLFSINTPDSRSVGAVAGLAVAIVFTWRWLRSNSGPQRRQPERQAPTTSSSAVTTQPNAVSIPSEGVCSSSEDLRVQNVVDEFFQTVKPSLGQIVRQKLSEGRKVTCRLLGVILEESSPEELKSQATVRSSVLEVLLEITKFCDVYLMERVLDDESEQKVLAALENAGVFTSGGLVKDKVLFCSTETGRSSFVRQLEPDWHIDTNPEVIFQLARFIKYQLHISPIRPERTAANVLSSPSLEQFFGST from the exons ATGGCAACAGAGACATCTAAAGATGAATTATTGCAGCTAGTCAAGAGATTTAGTGCTTATTTGACAGTCAAGATGTCAAATCTCTTCTCCATTAATACCCCG GATTCACGATCAGTTGGGGCCGTTGCGGGGCTTGCTGTTGCCATAGTCTTTACATGGAGGTGGTTGAGGTCAAATAGTGGACCTCAAAGAAGGCAGCCGGAACGACAAGCTCCTACGACTAGTAGTTCTGCTGTGACTACTCAACCCAATGCAGTGTCGATACCTTCTGAGGGTGTTTGTTCATCTTCAGAGGACTTGAGAGTGCAAAATGTTGTTGATGAGTTCTTTCAAACAGTAAAA CCATCTTTGGGGCAAATAGTTAGGCAAAAATTGAGCGAAGGAAGAAAG GTCACATGTCGTTTGCTTGGCGTAATCCTTGAGGAAAGCAGTCCAGAGGAGCTTAAG AGTCAGGCAACTGTTAGGTCCTCTGTGCTAGAAGTGCTGTTAGAAATCACGAAATTTTGTGATGTTTATCTCATGGAAAGAGTTCTTGATGATGAGAGCGAA CAAAAGGTTCTCGCAGCTTTGGAAAATGCAGGAGTTTTTACATCTGGTGGTTTGGTTAAAGACAAG GTTCTCTTTTGTAGCACAGAAACTGGACGGTCATCTTTTGTACGACAACTAGAACCAGATTGGCATATTGACACTAATCCTGAAGTCATTTTTCAGTTAGCT AGATTTATCAAATATCAGCTTCACATTTCTCCTATTAGACCTGAACGGACCGCTGCAAATGTGCTCAGTTCTCCATCCTTGGAACAGTTCTTCGGATCAACCTGA
- the LOC133671689 gene encoding uncharacterized protein LOC133671689 isoform X1 → MFGGQVIPPSKSPHLRKSGSRPVVFDLDKEEGNVEMEGFLHSTGSNDLKIASLPITTAAIMPSPILLWRFKVLLFFLWGFICCKIGWDSVMRMSVNLRDLFLYEAFLYYNPLLLVTMMVWLWGVNLWVFAQSTISYAKIFDLDQNHLTHREIWKVATWMTIIVPTSMTAYLYLYSHGEVSLAASQPVLLYCAVSLVLIFPFDIFYLSSRYYLLRTLWRIVFPLQAITFADFFVADILTSMSKVFSDLERSVCRMVHRQVATIAWFEADSVCGSHSIGIPIALVLPYIFRLFQCLRQYKDTKEKTTLFNALKYSTAVPVIFLSALKYHVLPDNWTNFYRPLWLLSGVINSLYSFYWDVTRDWDLSCFTRIFKYNKPSLCSYLLHGRKWVYFWVIGSNFILRLAWTYKLSAHLRHNYLTVFTITALEMIRRFQWVFFRVENEWNKMSSKSNLQLSEISSEEDKLLAPNDHNV, encoded by the exons ATGTTTGGAGGTCAAGTGATTCCGCCTAGCAAAAGTCCGCATTTAAGGAAGTCTGGTAGCCGACCTGTCGTCTTTGATCTTG ATAAGGAAGAGGGAAATGTTGAGATGGAAGGTTTTTTACATTCTACGGGGTCgaatgatttgaaaattgcTAGTTTACCGATTACTACTGCAGCGATAATGCCTTCTCCAATATTGTTATGGAGATTCAAG GTACTGTTGTTTTTTCTCTGGGGTTTTATTTGCTGCAAG aTTGGATGGGATTCTGTTATGAGAATGAGTGTGAATTTGCGGGACCTTTTTCTTTACGAGGCATTTTTGTATTACAATCCTCTTCTTCTTGTG ACTATGATGGTTTGGCTTTGGGGAGTTAATTTGTGGGTTTTTGCACAGTCTACCATCAGCTATGCTAAAATTTTTGATCTGGACCAAAATCATCTTACTCACAGAGAAATATGGAAG GTTGCCACATGGATGACTATCATCGTCCCTACTAGCATGACAGCATATCTTTATCTATATTCTCATGGAGAAGTGTCGTTGGCTGCATCACAACCA GTCTTATTATACTGTGCTGTTTCTTTGGTTTTGATATTCccctttgatattttttacttgtcATCCCGCTACTACTTGCTAAGGACTCTTTGGCGGATAGTTTTCCCGTTACAG GCTATTACATTTGCTGACTTCTTTGTGGCTGATATTTTGACCTCCATGTCAAAG GTGTTCTCAGATCTGGAGCGTTCAGTTTGTCGAATGGTCCATCGCCAG GTTGCCACTATAGCATGGTTTGAAGCTGACTCTGTTTGCGGCAGCCACTCCATTGGGATCCCCATAGCTCTAGTTTTGCCTTACATTTTCCGATTATTTCAGTGTCTTCGACAATACAAGGATACTAAGGAGAAAACAACTCTTTTTAATG CTTTAAAATATTCGACTGCAGTACCAGTGATTTTTCTTTCAGCCCTTAAATATCATGTCCTCCCGGATAATTGGACAAACTTCTATAGGCCACTATGGCTTCTCTCAGGTGTCATAAACTCATTATATTCGTTCTACTGGGATGTGACCCGGGATTGGGACTTGAG CTGTTTCACCAGAATTTTCAAATATAACAAACCAAGTCTGTGTTCGTACCTATTACATGGACGAAAATGG GTTTATTTTTGGGTGATAGGAAGCAATTTCATTTTGCGATTGGCATGGACATACAAGCTGTCTGCTCACCTCCGCCACAATTACCTCACAGTATTCACAATCACTGCCTTGGAGATGATTCGCCGGTTCCAGTGGGTTTTCTTCCGTGTGGAAAATGAATGGAATAAAATGAGTTCCAAGTCAAATCTTCAGCTGTCTGAGATCTCATCTGAAGAAGACAAATTACTCGCTCCCAATGACCACAATGTATAG
- the LOC133671689 gene encoding uncharacterized protein LOC133671689 isoform X2 — translation MFGGQVIPPSKSPHLRKSDKEEGNVEMEGFLHSTGSNDLKIASLPITTAAIMPSPILLWRFKVLLFFLWGFICCKIGWDSVMRMSVNLRDLFLYEAFLYYNPLLLVTMMVWLWGVNLWVFAQSTISYAKIFDLDQNHLTHREIWKVATWMTIIVPTSMTAYLYLYSHGEVSLAASQPVLLYCAVSLVLIFPFDIFYLSSRYYLLRTLWRIVFPLQAITFADFFVADILTSMSKVFSDLERSVCRMVHRQVATIAWFEADSVCGSHSIGIPIALVLPYIFRLFQCLRQYKDTKEKTTLFNALKYSTAVPVIFLSALKYHVLPDNWTNFYRPLWLLSGVINSLYSFYWDVTRDWDLSCFTRIFKYNKPSLCSYLLHGRKWVYFWVIGSNFILRLAWTYKLSAHLRHNYLTVFTITALEMIRRFQWVFFRVENEWNKMSSKSNLQLSEISSEEDKLLAPNDHNV, via the exons ATGTTTGGAGGTCAAGTGATTCCGCCTAGCAAAAGTCCGCATTTAAGGAAGTCTG ATAAGGAAGAGGGAAATGTTGAGATGGAAGGTTTTTTACATTCTACGGGGTCgaatgatttgaaaattgcTAGTTTACCGATTACTACTGCAGCGATAATGCCTTCTCCAATATTGTTATGGAGATTCAAG GTACTGTTGTTTTTTCTCTGGGGTTTTATTTGCTGCAAG aTTGGATGGGATTCTGTTATGAGAATGAGTGTGAATTTGCGGGACCTTTTTCTTTACGAGGCATTTTTGTATTACAATCCTCTTCTTCTTGTG ACTATGATGGTTTGGCTTTGGGGAGTTAATTTGTGGGTTTTTGCACAGTCTACCATCAGCTATGCTAAAATTTTTGATCTGGACCAAAATCATCTTACTCACAGAGAAATATGGAAG GTTGCCACATGGATGACTATCATCGTCCCTACTAGCATGACAGCATATCTTTATCTATATTCTCATGGAGAAGTGTCGTTGGCTGCATCACAACCA GTCTTATTATACTGTGCTGTTTCTTTGGTTTTGATATTCccctttgatattttttacttgtcATCCCGCTACTACTTGCTAAGGACTCTTTGGCGGATAGTTTTCCCGTTACAG GCTATTACATTTGCTGACTTCTTTGTGGCTGATATTTTGACCTCCATGTCAAAG GTGTTCTCAGATCTGGAGCGTTCAGTTTGTCGAATGGTCCATCGCCAG GTTGCCACTATAGCATGGTTTGAAGCTGACTCTGTTTGCGGCAGCCACTCCATTGGGATCCCCATAGCTCTAGTTTTGCCTTACATTTTCCGATTATTTCAGTGTCTTCGACAATACAAGGATACTAAGGAGAAAACAACTCTTTTTAATG CTTTAAAATATTCGACTGCAGTACCAGTGATTTTTCTTTCAGCCCTTAAATATCATGTCCTCCCGGATAATTGGACAAACTTCTATAGGCCACTATGGCTTCTCTCAGGTGTCATAAACTCATTATATTCGTTCTACTGGGATGTGACCCGGGATTGGGACTTGAG CTGTTTCACCAGAATTTTCAAATATAACAAACCAAGTCTGTGTTCGTACCTATTACATGGACGAAAATGG GTTTATTTTTGGGTGATAGGAAGCAATTTCATTTTGCGATTGGCATGGACATACAAGCTGTCTGCTCACCTCCGCCACAATTACCTCACAGTATTCACAATCACTGCCTTGGAGATGATTCGCCGGTTCCAGTGGGTTTTCTTCCGTGTGGAAAATGAATGGAATAAAATGAGTTCCAAGTCAAATCTTCAGCTGTCTGAGATCTCATCTGAAGAAGACAAATTACTCGCTCCCAATGACCACAATGTATAG